In Nematostella vectensis chromosome 2, jaNemVect1.1, whole genome shotgun sequence, one genomic interval encodes:
- the LOC5508910 gene encoding glycosyltransferase-like domain-containing protein 1 isoform X2, which translates to MADDVSDSVCCLSSDNVSDMAHILLIEPFCGGSHRQLMEILGSQVCGTVHYCLSAKKWHWRMRTGALYFSQNIPKNSRYRILFASSVLNLSELIALRPDLAALRKIIYFHENQLVYPVRKQQERDFQYGYNQILSCLVADVVVFNSLFNMTSFLNNIDSFLKLMPDHRPNGIYDQIKPKCQVVYFPLQYLDISKLELENQNPREHDKDPELFFQTLFHLIEEGLSFNVSVLGEGFSQTPDVFHKARPLLGERVLHWGYQESRSKYLEILKDADVAVSTAKHEFFGVAMLEAVQCGCYPLCPKDLVYPEIYPEQYLYSTPGQLAKRLRYLCKNPGFARHHKTVINLEKFTWDVVKQSYMDLLGFDDITSI; encoded by the exons atggcggacgatgTTTCGGACTCGGTTTGTTGCCTCTCTAGTGATAATGTCTCTGATATGGCGCACATCCTGCTAATTGAACCGTTCTGTGGAGGATCGCATAGGCAGTTGATGGAGATCTTGGGATCTCAAGTGTGTGGCACCGTGCATTACTGCCTATCCGCTAAAAAATGGCACTGGCGAATGAGAACTGGCGCCCTGTACTTTTCTCAAAATATCCCGAAAAATTCCCGATATAG GATACTCTTTGCTAGCTCTGTTCTAAATCTATCAGAGCTAATTGCACTTAGACCAGACCTTGCCGCTTTGAGAAAGATTATTTATTTCCATGAAAACCAGCTAGTATACCCTGTGCGTAAGCAACAAGAAAGAGACTTTCAGTATGGCTACAACCAAATTCTGTCCTG TCTTGTTGcagatgttgttgttttcaactCTTTATTCAATATGACGTCCTTCCTCAACAATATTGACTCCTTTTTAAAACTGATGCCAGATCATAGACCCAATGGGATTTATGATCAGATAAAACCTAAGTGCCAAGTGGTGTATTTCCCTCTACAATATCTAGAT ATATCAAAACTGGAGCTTGAAAATCAGAACCCCAG GGAGCATGACAAAGATCCTGAGCTGTTTTTCCAAACGCTTTTTCATCTAATTGAAGAAGGTCTCAGCTTTAATGTATCCGTTTTGGGGGAGGGATTTTCACAAACTCCAG ATGTATTCCATAAAGCTCGTCCACTGTTAGGTGAAAGAGTTCTTCATTGGGGCTACCAAGAATCAAGATCAAAATATCTTGAAATATTAAAGGATGCTGATGTGGCTGTATCCACTGCAAAGCATGAATTCTTTGGAGTTGCAAT GCTAGAAGCTGTACAGTGTGGCTGCTATCCTCTTTGTCCTAAAGATCTTGTCTACCCTGAAATATACCCAG AACAGTATCTCTATTCAACGCCAGGCCAGCTTGCAAAGAGGCTTCGTTATTTATGCAAAAATCCTGGGTTTGCAAGACATCACAAGACAGTG
- the LOC5508910 gene encoding glycosyltransferase-like domain-containing protein 1 isoform X1: MADDVSDSVCCLSSDNVSDMAHILLIEPFCGGSHRQLMEILGSQVCGTVHYCLSAKKWHWRMRTGALYFSQNIPKNSRYRILFASSVLNLSELIALRPDLAALRKIIYFHENQLVYPVRKQQERDFQYGYNQILSCLVADVVVFNSLFNMTSFLNNIDSFLKLMPDHRPNGIYDQIKPKCQVVYFPLQYLDISKLELENQNPRSCRPLHIVWSHRWEHDKDPELFFQTLFHLIEEGLSFNVSVLGEGFSQTPDVFHKARPLLGERVLHWGYQESRSKYLEILKDADVAVSTAKHEFFGVAMLEAVQCGCYPLCPKDLVYPEIYPEQYLYSTPGQLAKRLRYLCKNPGFARHHKTVINLEKFTWDVVKQSYMDLLGFDDITSI; this comes from the exons atggcggacgatgTTTCGGACTCGGTTTGTTGCCTCTCTAGTGATAATGTCTCTGATATGGCGCACATCCTGCTAATTGAACCGTTCTGTGGAGGATCGCATAGGCAGTTGATGGAGATCTTGGGATCTCAAGTGTGTGGCACCGTGCATTACTGCCTATCCGCTAAAAAATGGCACTGGCGAATGAGAACTGGCGCCCTGTACTTTTCTCAAAATATCCCGAAAAATTCCCGATATAG GATACTCTTTGCTAGCTCTGTTCTAAATCTATCAGAGCTAATTGCACTTAGACCAGACCTTGCCGCTTTGAGAAAGATTATTTATTTCCATGAAAACCAGCTAGTATACCCTGTGCGTAAGCAACAAGAAAGAGACTTTCAGTATGGCTACAACCAAATTCTGTCCTG TCTTGTTGcagatgttgttgttttcaactCTTTATTCAATATGACGTCCTTCCTCAACAATATTGACTCCTTTTTAAAACTGATGCCAGATCATAGACCCAATGGGATTTATGATCAGATAAAACCTAAGTGCCAAGTGGTGTATTTCCCTCTACAATATCTAGAT ATATCAAAACTGGAGCTTGAAAATCAGAACCCCAGGTCTTGTAGGCCTCTTCATATTGTTTGGTCACATAGATG GGAGCATGACAAAGATCCTGAGCTGTTTTTCCAAACGCTTTTTCATCTAATTGAAGAAGGTCTCAGCTTTAATGTATCCGTTTTGGGGGAGGGATTTTCACAAACTCCAG ATGTATTCCATAAAGCTCGTCCACTGTTAGGTGAAAGAGTTCTTCATTGGGGCTACCAAGAATCAAGATCAAAATATCTTGAAATATTAAAGGATGCTGATGTGGCTGTATCCACTGCAAAGCATGAATTCTTTGGAGTTGCAAT GCTAGAAGCTGTACAGTGTGGCTGCTATCCTCTTTGTCCTAAAGATCTTGTCTACCCTGAAATATACCCAG AACAGTATCTCTATTCAACGCCAGGCCAGCTTGCAAAGAGGCTTCGTTATTTATGCAAAAATCCTGGGTTTGCAAGACATCACAAGACAGTG